One window of the Archangium primigenium genome contains the following:
- a CDS encoding DNA gyrase/topoisomerase IV subunit A, with protein sequence MSTLAQAENKTRKKQGASGGGGDGGAAGAGGGGGGDQPAALAEEARRRYLNYALSVITSRALPDVRDGLKPVQRRILFGMWNDLNLSHDAKYKKCAQVVGAIMGPYHPHGDASIYEALVRMAQDFSLRYPLVDGHGNFGSLDGDSAAAYRYTECRLERLAGELLDELSQKTVDFRPNYDGTRTEPIVLPARLPHLLMNGTTGIAVGMATNIPPHHLGELCDALVALVEDPNLTTKQLLKWVKGPDFPTGGEILNDQKELQEIYETGQGSVRLRGEYELEDLKRGGQQIIVTSIPYAVNKSTLVAKIGEIVRERKLPLVVDVRDESTKEVRIVLELKKEASPELVMAYLYKNTPLQTNFNVNLTCLVPNPDNPDVGMPRRLGLKDVLQYFLQFRMEVTRRRLQFQLEELKKRVHLLEGFEKVYDALDEMIRIIRQSEGKQDAAKKLIARFKLDEAQTDAILEMKLYKLARLEILVVQNELKEKRAQIKGLEALLKSDARLWGTIKTELGELKAQYATGKRRTKVSRSGAEEMVFDAEALIADEDAHVVITRDGWIKRLREVKDPSSTRLREGDAVMAVVAGSLKANLVLFSNFGTAYVTRFNDVPASTGYGDPVQKLFKFDDGERVVSAFSLDTRLWRPEKLLAVTRQGQGMRVLMALHLEVSTRAGRRYAKTGEGDEIVGVQAVEDKDVVGVLTERTSVLVCKVGEVNELAGPGKGVSVIKLEAGDRVMDFLVSPPGNREAGLAFETGKGRSLVLHPGKHEVTGRGGKGHEMSRKDTVKEVQRAPLFIPLPEPK encoded by the coding sequence ATGAGCACGCTCGCACAAGCGGAGAACAAGACGCGCAAGAAGCAGGGAGCCTCCGGGGGCGGAGGAGACGGGGGCGCCGCGGGCGCCGGAGGAGGCGGAGGCGGCGACCAGCCGGCCGCGCTCGCCGAGGAAGCACGCCGCCGCTACCTCAACTACGCCCTGTCGGTCATCACGTCCCGCGCCCTGCCGGATGTGCGCGACGGCCTCAAGCCGGTGCAGCGCCGCATCCTGTTCGGCATGTGGAACGACCTGAACCTCTCGCACGACGCCAAGTACAAGAAGTGCGCGCAGGTCGTGGGTGCCATCATGGGCCCCTACCACCCCCACGGCGACGCCTCCATCTACGAGGCGCTCGTGCGCATGGCCCAGGACTTCTCCCTGCGCTACCCGCTGGTGGACGGCCACGGCAACTTCGGCTCGCTGGACGGCGACTCGGCGGCGGCGTACCGCTACACCGAGTGCCGCCTGGAGCGCCTGGCCGGCGAGCTGCTCGATGAACTCAGCCAGAAGACGGTGGACTTCCGGCCCAACTACGACGGCACCCGCACCGAGCCCATCGTGCTGCCGGCGCGCCTGCCCCACCTGTTGATGAACGGCACCACGGGCATCGCCGTGGGCATGGCCACCAACATCCCGCCCCACCACCTGGGCGAGCTGTGCGACGCGCTCGTGGCGCTCGTGGAGGACCCCAACCTCACCACCAAGCAGCTGCTCAAGTGGGTCAAGGGTCCGGACTTCCCCACCGGCGGGGAGATCCTCAACGATCAGAAGGAGCTGCAGGAGATCTACGAGACGGGCCAGGGCAGCGTGCGGCTGCGCGGCGAGTACGAGCTGGAGGATCTCAAGCGCGGCGGCCAGCAGATCATCGTCACGTCCATCCCGTACGCGGTGAACAAGTCCACCCTGGTGGCGAAGATCGGGGAGATCGTCCGCGAGCGCAAGCTGCCGCTCGTGGTGGACGTGCGCGACGAGTCCACCAAGGAAGTGCGCATCGTCCTGGAGCTCAAGAAGGAGGCCAGCCCCGAGCTGGTGATGGCCTACCTCTACAAGAACACCCCGCTGCAGACGAACTTCAACGTGAACCTCACGTGCCTGGTGCCCAACCCGGACAACCCGGACGTGGGCATGCCGCGGCGGCTGGGGCTCAAGGACGTCCTCCAGTACTTCCTGCAGTTCCGCATGGAGGTGACGCGGCGGCGGCTGCAGTTCCAGCTCGAGGAGCTCAAGAAGCGCGTGCACCTGCTCGAGGGCTTCGAGAAGGTCTACGACGCCCTGGACGAGATGATCCGCATCATCCGCCAGTCCGAGGGCAAGCAGGACGCGGCCAAGAAGCTCATCGCGCGCTTCAAGCTCGACGAGGCCCAGACGGACGCCATCCTGGAGATGAAGCTCTACAAGCTCGCCCGCCTGGAGATCCTCGTCGTGCAGAACGAGCTCAAGGAGAAGCGCGCGCAGATCAAGGGCCTGGAGGCGCTGCTCAAGAGCGACGCGCGCCTGTGGGGGACGATCAAGACGGAGCTGGGCGAGCTCAAGGCCCAGTACGCCACGGGCAAGCGCCGCACCAAGGTGAGCCGCAGCGGCGCCGAGGAGATGGTGTTCGACGCCGAGGCGCTCATCGCGGACGAGGACGCGCACGTGGTCATCACCCGCGACGGGTGGATCAAGCGCCTGCGCGAGGTGAAGGACCCGTCCTCCACGCGCCTGCGCGAGGGCGACGCGGTGATGGCGGTGGTGGCCGGCAGCCTCAAGGCCAACCTGGTGCTCTTCAGCAACTTCGGCACCGCCTACGTCACGCGCTTCAACGACGTGCCGGCCTCCACGGGCTACGGAGACCCGGTGCAGAAGCTGTTCAAGTTCGACGACGGCGAGCGCGTGGTGTCCGCGTTCTCGCTCGACACGCGCCTGTGGCGGCCGGAGAAGCTGCTGGCCGTCACCCGCCAGGGCCAGGGCATGCGCGTGCTGATGGCCCTGCACCTGGAGGTGTCCACGCGCGCCGGCCGCCGCTACGCCAAGACGGGCGAGGGCGACGAGATCGTCGGCGTGCAGGCGGTGGAGGACAAGGACGTGGTGGGCGTGCTCACCGAGCGCACGAGCGTGCTCGTGTGCAAGGTGGGGGAGGTCAACGAGCTGGCGGGCCCCGGCAAGGGCGTGAGTGTCATCAAGCTGGAGGCCGGGGATCGGGTGATGGACTTCCTCGTGTCGCCTCCGGGCAACAGGGAGGCGGGCCTCGCGTTCGAGACGGGCAAGGGCCGCAGCCTCGTCTTGCACCCGGGCAAGCACGAGGTGACGGGCCGTGGCGGCAAGGGCCACGAGATGTCGCGCAAGGACACGGTCAAGGAAGTGCAGCGCGCGCCGCTGTTCATCCCCCTGCCCGAGCCGAAGTAA
- a CDS encoding PEGA domain-containing protein: protein MRLKTSITLSLALWMGAVCLDAEAATPRRAPTAARKPKKEEPPPPPPEPTPEPVVAPPPPPPVVTAPPAPVYPWSGKLVVLTAAATPGAQARAQTLETQLREALGAQGELQLVTPEWLFPSPPAESMKPGDGLFTEGKDLYDNLDPEAAVKKFASAAAFYEQHPVDMQPERLARVYIFLGASHLLNGDLDSARAAFTRAVLAAPSVKPESDLFGPDVHEAFAAARKDLEARPKGTLLVDSAPSGAQVTLRGEPLGTTPLKNLELPPGPHPLAFTLPGHVPYGVFQTVTSGKSEPVRPTLEPLPGLAEVHTLAAQAGAARTLDESRAEPPPEVARLGEKLGARYVVLAVVGRDARAPTATTLYAWDLTGKNRLRGVKLDATQAPERQRAVLQVRDFATGKIVPDSRLPAALVATVKKPWFWAAVGGVAVATTAGILLANQGPRPLGPRLGNFGAGW, encoded by the coding sequence GTGCGCTTGAAGACTTCCATCACCCTTTCGCTCGCGCTGTGGATGGGCGCGGTGTGCCTCGATGCCGAGGCCGCCACCCCCCGCCGCGCCCCGACCGCCGCCCGCAAGCCCAAGAAGGAGGAGCCGCCGCCTCCTCCCCCCGAGCCGACCCCCGAGCCGGTGGTGGCCCCACCGCCTCCGCCCCCCGTCGTCACCGCGCCGCCCGCGCCGGTGTACCCCTGGTCGGGCAAGCTGGTGGTGCTGACCGCGGCCGCCACCCCGGGCGCCCAGGCGCGGGCCCAGACGCTGGAGACCCAGTTGCGCGAGGCGCTCGGGGCCCAGGGCGAGCTGCAGCTCGTGACGCCCGAGTGGCTCTTCCCCTCGCCCCCGGCCGAGTCCATGAAGCCCGGCGACGGGCTGTTCACCGAGGGCAAGGACCTCTACGACAACCTGGATCCGGAGGCGGCGGTGAAGAAGTTCGCCTCCGCAGCGGCCTTCTACGAGCAGCACCCGGTGGACATGCAGCCCGAGCGGCTCGCGCGCGTGTACATCTTCCTGGGCGCCTCGCACCTGCTCAACGGCGACCTGGACAGCGCCCGCGCGGCCTTCACCCGCGCCGTGCTCGCGGCCCCCAGCGTGAAGCCCGAGTCGGACCTCTTCGGGCCGGACGTGCACGAGGCCTTCGCCGCCGCGCGCAAGGACCTGGAGGCGCGCCCCAAGGGCACGCTCCTCGTCGACTCCGCGCCCTCGGGCGCCCAGGTGACGCTGCGGGGCGAGCCGCTGGGCACCACGCCCCTCAAGAACCTCGAGCTGCCGCCGGGGCCCCACCCGCTCGCCTTCACCCTGCCCGGCCACGTGCCCTACGGCGTCTTCCAGACGGTGACGTCCGGCAAGAGCGAGCCGGTGCGCCCCACGCTCGAGCCGCTGCCGGGCCTGGCCGAGGTCCACACCCTGGCCGCCCAGGCCGGCGCCGCGCGCACGCTGGACGAGTCGCGGGCCGAGCCGCCCCCCGAGGTGGCCCGGCTCGGCGAGAAGCTCGGCGCGCGCTACGTGGTGCTCGCCGTGGTGGGCCGTGACGCGCGCGCGCCCACGGCCACCACGCTGTACGCGTGGGATTTGACGGGCAAGAACCGCCTGCGCGGCGTGAAGCTGGACGCCACCCAGGCCCCGGAGCGCCAGCGCGCCGTGCTCCAGGTGCGCGACTTCGCCACGGGAAAGATCGTGCCCGACAGCCGCCTGCCCGCGGCGCTGGTGGCCACGGTGAAGAAGCCCTGGTTCTGGGCCGCCGTGGGGGGCGTGGCGGTGGCCACCACCGCGGGCATCCTCCTGGCCAACCAGGGGCCGCGGCCCCTCGGGCCCCGGCTGGGCAACTTCGGCGCGGGTTGGTAG
- a CDS encoding DNA gyrase/topoisomerase IV subunit B, whose protein sequence is MATTKKTTYTGADIQVLEGLEPVRKRPAMYIGGTDGTGYHHLLWEILDNSVDEVINGYASTVEVTLHKDGRTITVVDDGRGIPVDIMPKHKKPAVEVILTTLHAGGKFEQGNYIHSGGLHGVGSSVVNALARKLVVEIKREGKRHVQTYSKGKPTSPLKVEGPARGSGTSTTFEPDPEIFGEKLKFDAALIRERLEAKSYLHKGMTVVWKDETASPHVKEEFKHDGGIAEYLTKVVAERGKPVVPAGSTSQFYHTRGDGVRLEAALVWTEATDEHIRSYVNGIPTPLGGTHEAGLRGAVVKAVRNYIETHGLTFKGVTLTAEDIREGMTVILSTYVVEPQFQGQTKGRLNNPEVSAQVDGVIRPALEKWLNDNKTIAEAVVARIVLAARAREASRAASQAISRKTAVSHRLNLPGKLADCSATEPGSSELFLVEGDSAGGSAKQGRDRKTQAVLPLRGKVLNSEQASTDKVVGNKELTDIVSALGCGIGNDFDITKLRYGRVFLLMDADSDGHHIATLLLTFFYRHLRPLIEQGHIYLAQPPLFRVDIGKETYWALDEAHRDRIIREKVKGNAKPSVMRFKGLGEMTPDELKETTLDPKQRQSLRVTIDNPLLTDQVINDLMGKDVSARFKFIMESATEVEELDV, encoded by the coding sequence ATGGCGACGACCAAGAAGACGACCTATACGGGCGCGGACATCCAGGTCCTCGAGGGCCTGGAGCCGGTGCGCAAGCGCCCGGCGATGTACATCGGCGGCACCGACGGCACGGGCTACCACCACCTGCTCTGGGAGATCCTCGACAACTCGGTGGACGAGGTCATCAACGGCTATGCGTCCACCGTGGAGGTGACGCTGCACAAGGATGGTCGGACCATCACCGTGGTGGACGACGGGCGCGGCATTCCCGTGGACATCATGCCCAAGCACAAGAAGCCCGCGGTGGAGGTCATCCTCACCACGCTGCACGCGGGCGGCAAGTTCGAGCAGGGCAACTACATCCACTCGGGCGGTCTGCACGGCGTGGGCAGCTCCGTGGTGAACGCGCTCGCGCGCAAGCTCGTGGTGGAGATCAAGCGCGAGGGCAAGCGCCACGTCCAGACGTACAGCAAGGGCAAGCCCACGAGCCCCCTCAAGGTGGAGGGCCCCGCGCGCGGCAGCGGCACCTCCACCACCTTCGAGCCGGATCCGGAGATCTTCGGCGAGAAGCTCAAGTTCGACGCGGCGCTCATCCGCGAGCGGCTCGAGGCCAAGAGCTACCTGCACAAGGGCATGACGGTCGTCTGGAAGGACGAGACGGCCAGCCCTCACGTGAAGGAGGAGTTCAAGCACGACGGCGGCATCGCCGAGTACCTCACCAAGGTGGTGGCCGAGCGGGGCAAGCCCGTGGTGCCCGCGGGCAGCACGTCCCAGTTCTACCACACGCGGGGAGACGGGGTCCGCCTGGAGGCGGCGCTGGTGTGGACGGAGGCCACGGACGAGCACATCCGCTCGTACGTCAACGGCATCCCCACGCCCCTGGGCGGCACGCACGAGGCGGGTCTGCGCGGCGCGGTGGTCAAGGCGGTGCGCAACTACATCGAGACGCACGGCCTCACCTTCAAGGGCGTCACGCTCACGGCCGAGGACATCCGCGAGGGCATGACGGTCATCCTCTCCACCTACGTGGTGGAGCCGCAGTTCCAGGGCCAGACGAAGGGGCGGCTCAACAACCCCGAGGTGTCCGCCCAGGTGGATGGCGTCATCCGGCCCGCGCTGGAGAAGTGGCTCAACGACAACAAGACCATCGCCGAGGCGGTGGTGGCGCGCATCGTGCTCGCCGCGCGGGCGCGCGAGGCCAGCCGCGCCGCGTCACAGGCCATCAGCCGCAAGACGGCCGTGAGCCACCGGCTCAACCTGCCGGGCAAGCTGGCGGATTGCTCCGCCACCGAGCCGGGCAGCAGCGAGCTGTTCCTGGTGGAGGGTGACTCCGCAGGTGGGAGCGCCAAGCAGGGGCGGGACCGCAAGACGCAGGCCGTCCTGCCGCTGCGCGGCAAGGTGCTCAACAGCGAGCAGGCGTCCACGGACAAGGTCGTGGGCAACAAGGAGCTCACGGACATCGTGAGCGCGCTGGGCTGCGGCATCGGCAACGACTTCGACATCACCAAGCTGCGCTACGGCCGCGTCTTCCTGCTCATGGACGCCGACAGCGACGGGCACCACATCGCCACGCTCCTGCTCACCTTCTTCTACCGGCACCTGCGCCCGCTCATCGAGCAGGGGCACATCTACCTGGCCCAGCCCCCCCTGTTCCGGGTGGACATCGGCAAGGAGACGTACTGGGCGCTGGACGAGGCCCACCGCGACCGCATCATCCGCGAGAAGGTCAAGGGCAACGCCAAGCCCAGCGTCATGCGCTTCAAGGGGCTGGGGGAGATGACGCCGGACGAGCTCAAGGAGACCACGCTCGATCCCAAGCAGCGCCAGAGCCTCCGGGTGACGATCGACAACCCCCTCCTGACCGATCAGGTCATCAACGACTTGATGGGCAAGGACGTGAGCGCGCGCTTCAAGTTCATCATGGAGAGCGCCACCGAGGTGGAGGAACTGGACGTGTAG
- a CDS encoding PEGA domain-containing protein — translation MKALALLLLPSLALAAPPPPKATPLRVSSLLVPMDPTAEASGPKMEGYMNEALTQFQGYTVRKPEDLLGLPRDTEAEASLKRGQKGYLESLEAFLKKDYEDAERKLRATLKELRLAPAAMTASCNPLCDATALFAAVMQQRGDVEEAKLALLDLMALNPTYELDTKRYSRELLSLRVQVATGLNAALRGGAQVKSRPAGARVFIDNEFKGFTPMTVPTLAVGKHLLRLERPGFQVTGQLLEVSPDDVETTLVLQPTDNYKAYDARLDAVSSEVMRADKNTNNQAVAALGKALGLDRGLVGTVRDLPDSGTTELVMGLYEMNTGKRLGVRRVMLQGDEFGQLKSELQRLVNNLINASEGGAEKKVKSSDPLDNSHGMDEWNAEDQGGKRRQQEQKRKGGDPLEGVNGTEDW, via the coding sequence ATGAAAGCCCTTGCGCTGCTGCTCCTGCCCTCCCTCGCGCTGGCCGCCCCGCCGCCCCCCAAGGCCACCCCCCTGCGCGTCAGTTCGCTCCTCGTGCCCATGGATCCCACGGCCGAGGCGAGCGGGCCCAAGATGGAGGGCTACATGAACGAGGCCCTGACCCAGTTCCAGGGCTACACGGTGCGCAAGCCCGAGGATCTGCTCGGCCTGCCCCGGGACACGGAGGCCGAGGCCTCGCTCAAGCGAGGCCAGAAGGGCTACCTGGAGAGCCTCGAGGCGTTCCTCAAGAAGGACTACGAGGACGCGGAGCGCAAGCTGCGCGCCACGCTCAAGGAGCTGCGGCTGGCCCCCGCGGCGATGACGGCCTCGTGCAACCCCCTGTGTGACGCCACGGCGCTCTTCGCCGCGGTGATGCAGCAGCGCGGGGACGTGGAGGAGGCGAAGCTGGCGCTGCTGGACCTGATGGCGCTCAACCCCACCTACGAGCTGGACACCAAGCGCTACTCGCGCGAGCTGCTCTCCCTGCGCGTGCAGGTGGCCACGGGGCTCAACGCGGCGCTGCGCGGTGGCGCCCAGGTGAAGTCGCGGCCCGCCGGGGCGCGCGTCTTCATCGACAACGAGTTCAAGGGCTTCACCCCCATGACGGTCCCCACGCTCGCGGTGGGCAAGCACCTCTTGCGCCTGGAGCGGCCCGGCTTCCAGGTGACGGGGCAGCTCCTGGAGGTGAGCCCCGACGACGTGGAGACCACGCTCGTGCTGCAGCCCACGGACAACTACAAGGCCTACGACGCCCGGCTGGACGCGGTGAGCAGCGAGGTCATGCGCGCGGACAAGAACACCAACAACCAGGCGGTGGCCGCGCTGGGCAAGGCGCTGGGGTTGGATCGGGGCCTCGTGGGCACGGTGCGGGACTTGCCCGACAGCGGCACCACGGAGCTGGTGATGGGGCTGTACGAGATGAACACCGGCAAACGCCTGGGCGTGCGGCGCGTGATGCTCCAGGGCGACGAGTTCGGCCAGCTCAAGTCCGAGCTGCAGCGGCTCGTCAACAACCTCATCAACGCCTCGGAGGGCGGAGCGGAGAAGAAGGTGAAGTCCTCGGATCCGCTGGACAACAGCCACGGCATGGACGAGTGGAACGCCGAGGATCAGGGCGGCAAGCGGCGCCAGCAGGAGCAGAAGCGCAAGGGTGGCGATCCGTTGGAGGGAGTGAACGGTACCGAAGACTGGTGA